The following are encoded together in the Serratia nematodiphila DZ0503SBS1 genome:
- a CDS encoding M48 family metallopeptidase, with amino-acid sequence MILEGAYQLPGRAAREAARLLVNESGEGVTLQRQDEQRYIPLTDITVSAALGNIPLTLTFKGGGRFVPDDDAAFRRWFYQRRSPGWVHRLERHKRGVALALLMTLLAVVAYVYVVLPWASSEIAMRIPTSVEQTLGKHTQTFLDQSGFAPSALPAERQRALQQLFRQVMPAEMRQERTPLSLKLMAALGAPNAFMLPDGTLVLSDSLVTLSKNDDGLAAVMLHEMGHHAHRHPMRMLVRSSLVALTLMWMTGDVSGIGDTLLQSASFVNEMQFSRGMEREADAFAIAEMQRQGRSLAEMAAIYRALAQAPEREKTDDWALPAWLSTHPAMQERLDAVNEAMAQQQ; translated from the coding sequence ATGATCCTTGAAGGCGCTTATCAGTTGCCGGGACGGGCCGCACGTGAGGCGGCTCGTCTGCTGGTGAACGAAAGCGGCGAAGGCGTGACGTTGCAGCGGCAGGATGAACAGCGTTACATCCCGCTGACGGACATTACCGTTTCTGCCGCGCTGGGTAATATTCCGCTGACGCTCACCTTCAAGGGCGGCGGGCGCTTTGTGCCTGACGACGACGCAGCCTTTCGCCGCTGGTTCTATCAGCGCCGTTCGCCAGGGTGGGTGCATCGCCTGGAACGCCATAAACGCGGCGTCGCTCTGGCGCTGCTGATGACGCTGCTGGCGGTAGTGGCTTACGTTTACGTGGTGCTGCCGTGGGCGAGCAGCGAGATCGCCATGCGCATCCCCACCTCGGTGGAACAGACGCTGGGCAAACATACGCAGACGTTTTTGGACCAGAGCGGCTTCGCGCCCTCTGCACTGCCGGCCGAGCGGCAACGGGCGTTGCAGCAGCTATTTCGGCAGGTGATGCCGGCCGAGATGCGCCAGGAGCGCACGCCGCTCTCGCTGAAGCTGATGGCGGCGCTCGGTGCGCCGAACGCCTTTATGTTGCCCGACGGCACGCTGGTGCTCAGCGATAGCCTGGTCACCTTGTCAAAAAACGACGATGGCCTGGCGGCGGTGATGCTGCATGAGATGGGGCATCACGCTCATCGTCACCCGATGCGCATGTTGGTGCGTTCGTCACTGGTGGCGTTGACGCTGATGTGGATGACGGGTGACGTCAGCGGCATCGGCGATACGCTGCTGCAGTCTGCGTCCTTCGTGAATGAGATGCAGTTTTCTCGCGGGATGGAGCGTGAGGCGGATGCGTTTGCGATAGCGGAAATGCAGCGCCAGGGGCGTTCGCTGGCGGAAATGGCGGCGATCTACCGCGCGTTGGCGCAGGCGCCTGAACGAGAAAAGACCGATGACTGGGCGCTGCCGGCCTGGCTCAGCACCCATCCGGCGATGCAGGAACGGCTGGACGCGGTGAATGAGGCGATGGCGCAGCAGCAATAA
- a CDS encoding YjgN family protein codes for MTNNTSQPLGLHRIKFHGKGGEYFAIWLVNALLTALTLGIYSAWATVRRRRYFYGNTELDGDRFDYHAQPLQILKGRLLVIGGIIVFYILLAITPLLGLLALLVLLALLPWIVIRSWRYNAIMSSYRGVRFNYVCRTGRAYWALLFCPLLLIIGLYVGLIILLGIGSGLGSINAIAFMLVLTLILAVPAFAAVNGIISALQHDLYVNNLFFGRTPFIAELKKSAFIKFALIGLLIFLPFMLVALVCIGSFFFTLYQMVLMGMLTNEAIDVLVLDNISSLLLMMVVLLIGALVASSYQVVAQRNYLFNQARLNGDIKLHSSMKTLPYMGLLITNTLITLFSLGLAAPVAEVRHARYLAACTAVEGDLALLDITAHQESANSAVAEEALQALDLGGNF; via the coding sequence ATGACAAACAATACCTCGCAGCCGCTGGGGCTGCACCGGATTAAATTCCATGGGAAAGGTGGTGAGTACTTCGCTATTTGGTTAGTCAATGCATTATTGACCGCCCTGACCCTGGGAATCTATTCCGCCTGGGCGACGGTGCGCCGTCGCCGCTATTTTTACGGCAACACGGAATTGGACGGCGATCGTTTCGACTACCATGCACAACCGCTGCAAATTCTGAAAGGGCGGCTGTTGGTGATCGGCGGCATCATCGTGTTTTATATCTTGCTGGCGATAACGCCACTGTTGGGGCTGCTGGCTTTGCTGGTGTTGCTTGCCCTGCTGCCGTGGATCGTTATCCGCAGCTGGCGCTACAATGCGATTATGTCGAGCTATCGCGGCGTGCGTTTTAATTATGTCTGCCGCACCGGGCGCGCCTATTGGGCTTTACTGTTCTGCCCGTTATTGCTGATTATCGGGCTGTATGTCGGTCTGATCATCTTGCTCGGCATTGGCAGCGGTCTTGGCAGCATCAACGCCATCGCTTTTATGCTGGTGCTGACGCTGATTTTGGCCGTGCCGGCATTTGCGGCGGTAAATGGTATTATTAGCGCACTGCAGCATGATTTGTACGTTAATAACCTGTTCTTCGGGCGCACTCCGTTTATTGCCGAACTGAAGAAATCGGCCTTTATCAAATTTGCCTTGATCGGCCTGCTCATATTCCTGCCATTCATGTTGGTCGCGTTGGTGTGCATCGGTTCGTTCTTCTTTACTCTCTATCAGATGGTGTTGATGGGGATGTTAACCAACGAAGCCATTGATGTGCTGGTGCTGGACAATATCAGCAGCCTTCTGCTGATGATGGTGGTGCTGTTAATCGGCGCGCTGGTGGCCAGCAGCTACCAGGTCGTTGCCCAGCGCAACTATCTGTTTAACCAGGCAAGGCTGAACGGCGACATCAAGCTGCATTCCTCAATGAAAACGCTGCCATACATGGGATTGTTGATCACCAATACCCTGATTACCCTGTTCTCGCTCGGTTTGGCGGCGCCGGTGGCGGAAGTGCGTCATGCCCGTTATCTGGCGGCCTGCACGGCGGTTGAAGGCGATCTGGCGCTGCTGGACATTACGGCGCATCAGGAAAGCGCCAACAGCGCGGTGGCCGAAGAAGCGCTGCAGGCGCTGGATCTGGGCGGCAACTTCTGA
- the aroG gene encoding 3-deoxy-7-phosphoheptulonate synthase AroG: MNYQNDDLRINDIKELLPPVALLEKFPATERAAKTVSQARSAIHNILRGSDDRLLVVIGPCSIHDTQAAKEYAGRLLALREELSGELEVVMRVYFEKPRTTVGWKGLINDPQMDNSFNINDGLRLARKLLVEINDSGLPAAGEFLDMITPQYLADLMSWGAIGARTTESQVHRELASGLSCPVGFKNGTDGTIKVAIDAINAAGAPHCFLSVTKWGHSAIVNTSGNGDCHIILRGGKEPNYSAAHVKDVKAGLSKAGLPAQVMIDFSHANSSKQFKKQLDVSADVCGQISGGEKAIIGVMIESHLVEGNQSLESGEPLVYGKSVTDGCIGWQDTETVLRDLAAAVKARRG; encoded by the coding sequence ATGAATTACCAAAACGACGACTTACGCATTAATGATATTAAGGAACTCCTGCCGCCGGTGGCTCTGCTGGAGAAATTCCCGGCCACTGAACGCGCGGCAAAGACGGTGTCCCAGGCCCGCAGCGCAATTCACAATATCCTTCGTGGCAGCGACGATCGCCTGCTGGTGGTGATTGGTCCTTGCTCCATCCACGATACCCAAGCCGCCAAAGAGTACGCGGGGCGCCTGCTGGCGCTGCGTGAAGAACTGAGCGGCGAGCTGGAAGTGGTGATGCGCGTATACTTCGAAAAACCGCGCACCACCGTGGGCTGGAAAGGCCTGATCAACGATCCGCAGATGGACAACAGCTTCAACATCAACGACGGCCTGCGCCTGGCGCGCAAGCTGCTGGTGGAGATCAACGACAGCGGCCTGCCGGCCGCCGGCGAATTCCTCGACATGATCACGCCGCAGTACCTGGCGGATCTGATGAGCTGGGGCGCCATCGGCGCGCGCACCACGGAATCGCAGGTGCACCGCGAGCTGGCCTCCGGCCTCTCGTGCCCGGTCGGTTTCAAGAACGGTACCGACGGCACCATCAAGGTGGCGATCGACGCCATCAACGCCGCCGGCGCGCCGCACTGCTTCCTGTCGGTGACCAAGTGGGGCCACTCGGCGATCGTTAACACCAGCGGCAACGGCGACTGCCACATTATCCTGCGCGGCGGCAAAGAGCCGAACTACAGCGCGGCGCACGTGAAGGACGTCAAAGCCGGCCTGAGCAAAGCCGGGCTGCCGGCGCAGGTGATGATCGACTTCAGCCACGCCAACAGCAGCAAACAGTTCAAAAAGCAGCTGGACGTGAGTGCGGACGTGTGCGGGCAGATCAGCGGCGGTGAAAAAGCGATTATCGGCGTGATGATCGAAAGCCACCTGGTGGAAGGTAACCAGAGCCTCGAAAGCGGCGAGCCGCTGGTTTACGGCAAGAGCGTCACCGACGGCTGCATCGGCTGGCAGGACACCGAAACCGTGCTGCGCGATCTGGCGGCGGCGGTGAAAGCGCGCCGCGGTTAA
- a CDS encoding response regulator: MPSLLLVDDHPVVHVALEAALMKSSRPYRLQAAQDDVQALALLAETAFSLVILDIGLPQVDGLQLLKKIRRRYPQQKILIYTAQEADVYARMAHAAGADGFVNKGSSLAELVQAIEQVLDGETSFPAAALAEEAPTADGGLLTPKELEVLGLLSQGLSNLQIADRLHISNKTVSTHKKNIQRKTGAGNLLELVAVFKELAP, translated from the coding sequence ATGCCTTCTCTGTTATTAGTTGATGACCACCCGGTGGTTCATGTCGCACTGGAAGCGGCGCTAATGAAATCATCCCGCCCCTACCGTCTGCAGGCGGCGCAGGACGACGTCCAGGCGCTGGCTCTGCTGGCCGAGACCGCTTTCAGCCTGGTGATCCTGGATATCGGCCTGCCGCAGGTCGACGGGCTGCAGCTGTTGAAAAAAATCCGCCGCCGCTACCCGCAACAGAAGATCCTGATCTATACCGCGCAAGAGGCCGATGTGTATGCGCGCATGGCGCATGCCGCCGGCGCCGACGGTTTCGTCAACAAAGGCAGCTCGCTGGCGGAGTTGGTGCAGGCGATCGAGCAGGTGCTGGACGGTGAAACCAGTTTCCCCGCCGCCGCGCTGGCCGAAGAAGCGCCGACGGCGGACGGCGGGCTGCTCACGCCCAAGGAGCTCGAGGTGCTGGGTTTGCTGAGCCAGGGGCTGTCCAACCTGCAGATCGCCGACCGGCTGCACATCAGCAACAAGACCGTCAGCACCCACAAGAAAAACATCCAGCGCAAAACCGGCGCCGGTAATCTGCTGGAGCTGGTAGCGGTGTTTAAAGAGCTGGCGCCATGA